TGCCCGCAAGGACATCGCCAGAATCAAGACCATCCTCAGCGAAAAGGCCAAGGCATAAGCCGGCAGGAGCAGGAAATGGAAAGAAACCTTCGTAAAGTCAAGCAGGGTATCGTCTCCTCCGACAAGATGGACAAGACGATTACGGTTGTGGTCGAAAACCGCAAGCGTCACCCGATGTACAACAAGATCATGACTACGACCAGCAAGCTCAAGGCTCACGATGAAAAGAATGAAGCCCAAGAAGGCGACTTGGTCGAAATCATGGAAACTCGTCCCCTCTCTGCAACGAAGCGCTGGCGCCTCGTCCGCATTGTGGAAAAGAAGAAGTAAACTCCTGGAGTAAGGCGAATATGATTCAAGAAGAAACCAGACTCGTCGTGGCCGATAACAGTGGTGCCAAGGAAGTCGCCTGCATCCGTGTTTTGGGTGGCACAAACCGTCGCTATGCTAGCATCGGTGATGTCATCAAGGTAGCCGTTAAGGACGCTATCCCCCAGAGCAAGGTGAAGAAGGGTTCCGTGGCCGACGCCGTCGTCGTCCGCACAGCTAAAGAAATCGCACGTCCGGACGGAACGTTCATTCGTTTCTCCGACAACGCAGTGGTTCTCATCAACAAGGATGGCGAACCGCGTGGAACCCGTATTTTTGGACCGGTGGCTCGTGAGCTCCGCGACAAGAAGTACATGAAGATCATCTCCCTCGCACCTGAGGTTCTCTAATGGCTAACATCAAGAAGAATGATAACGTCAAGGTGATTTCCGGTGCCAACAAGGGCAAGACCGGCACCGTGATCAGTGTCAAGGATGGCAAGGTGACCGTTTCTGGCGTCAACGTCTGCAAGCGTCACGAAAAGCCGTCTCAGACCAATCAGACTGGTGGCATCGTTGAAAAGGAATTGCCGATCGACATTTCCAACGTGATGCTTCTCGAAGGCAACACTCCCGTTCGTACCCGCATCGTTCGCGAAAAGGGTAAGAAGGGCGTTCGTACCAGTGTCAAGACTGGAAAGGCTGTGTAAGGTAACGCAATGAACCAGATGAAGCAATTCTATCTCGAAAAGGTCGTTCCGGCCTTGCAGCAAAAGTTTGCCTACAAGAACGTGATGCAGATTCCGCGTCTCGAAAAGATCGTGCTCAACATGGGCGTGGGCGCCGCTTCCCAGAACCGCAAGATTCTTGACGAAGCTGCTGACACTCTCACTGCTATCACCGGTCAGAAGGCTATTGTCACTAACGCTAAGAAGGCTGTCGCTAACTTCCACCTCCGTGAAGGTATCGGCATCGGTGCTAAGGTCACACTTCATGGCGACAACATGTGGGACTTCCTCTATCGTTTCATCAACATCGACCTTCCGCGTGTCCGCGACTTCCGTGGTCTCGCACGCCGTGGCTTTGATGGCATGGGTAACTTCACTCTCGGCATCAAGGAACAGACGATCTTTGTTGAAATCGACATTGACAAGATTTCCCGTACCTTCGGTATGGACATTTCTTTCGTCACTTCCGCTAAGACGGACGACGAAGGCCGTGCCCTTCTCGAAGAACTTGGACTCCCCTTCAGGAAGTAAGGTAATACCATGGCAAGCAGAAGAATGATTGAAAAATGCAAGCGTACTCCGAAGTATACCGTTCGTGGGTACAACCGTTGCAAGCGTTGCGGTAGGCCGCACGCCTTTATGCGCCGCTTTGGCCTTTGCCGTATTTGCTTCCGCGAAATGGCACTCGCCGGCGAAATCCCCGGTATCACAAAGTCGTCTTGGTAAGGAGAGTATAAAATGGCAATGACAGATCCTATCGCCGATATGCTCACCCGTATCCGCAATGCCTCTACGGCAAAGCTCCCCGTGGTGGACATTCCTGCCAGCAATCTTAAGCGTGATATTGCACGTGTGTTGCAGGAAAAAGGTTTCATTAAGAAGTTCGTCGTCGTTGATGACGGTAAGCAGGGCATCCTCAAGGTCCTCCTCCGTTACACGAAGGGCGAATCCGCTATCCAGGGCCTCCAGCGCGTTTCTACGCCGGGTCTCCGTCACTACGTTGACGTGGCCAAGCTTCCGCGCGTTCGCAACGGCCTCGGCTATGCTATCATCTCCACATCTAAAGGTGTCATGACTGACCACGAAGCCCGCGAACTCAAGGTGGGTGGCGAAGTCATCGCAAAGGTATGGTAAAGATGTCCCGTATCGGTAAAGCTATTATCACTATCCCGGCTGGCGTTAAGGTTAACGTCAACGGTCAGAACATCAAGGTCGAAGGCCCGAAGGGCAAGCTCGAAACGACTGTTCACGAACTCATCTCCATCAAGCTCGATGGCGACAAGCTCTCCTTCACCCGCCCGAATGATGAAAAGTTCACCCGCGCTATGCACGGCACCACTCGCGCTCTCGTCAATAACATGGTCGAAGGCGTGACCAAGGGTTTCCAGAAGACTCTCGAAATCGTTGGCGTTGGCTACCGCGTAGAACAGAAGGGCAAGGACCTCAACTTGGTTCTCGGCTTCTCTCATCCGGTGATCTTCAAGGCTCCGGAAGGCGTTGAACTGAAGGCTGTTGATCCGCTGAAGATCACGATCTCCGGCATCGACAAGCAGAAGGTTGGCCAAGCTGCAGCAGAAATTCGCAAGTACAGGAAGCCTGAACCGTATAAGGGCAAGGGCATCAAGTACGCTGGCGAAATTGTGCGTCGCAAGCAAGGTAAGAAGACAGGTAAATAAGGGTAAACTATGACTGCAATTGCTAAAAAAAGAATCCAGTCCAGAATCGCACGCCACGAACGCGTACGCAAGTCTGTTGTCGGAACTGCAGAATGCCCTCGTTTGGCTGTTCGCCGTTCCTTGTCTCACATGATTGCCCAGATCTTTGATGACGAAAACAACAAGTCTGTCGCTCAGGTCACCACAGCTTCCAAGGAATTCCAGGGTAAGTTTGGTGAAATGACGAAGACCGAACAGGCTAAGCAGCTCGGTCTCCAGATTGCTGAACTCGCCAAGTCCAAGGGCATTGAATCCGTGGTCTTCGACCGCGGCGGTTACATCTATCACGGTCGCGTTCAGGCTCTCGCTGAGGGAGCTCGTGAAGGCGGACTCAAATTCTAGTGAGGTACACTTTGGAACGCGAAGCTCAAGTTTCTGAATTTGAAGACAAGGTTGTACACATCAACCGTTGCGCTAAGACCGTCAAGGGCGGCCGTCGCATGTCCTTCTCCGCTCTCGTTGTCGTTGGCAACAAGAACGGCAAGGTCGGTGTCGGTCTCGGCAAGGCTAAGGAAGTTTCCGAAGCTATCCGTAAGGGTACCGAAGCTGCCCAGAGAAACATCGTGGAAGTTCAGCTCCTCGATGGCACCATCCCGCACGACATCGAAGTGAAGAGCGGTTCTACCCGCATCCTCCTCATGCCGGCTGCTCCGGGTACTGGTGTTATCGCCGGTGCTGCTGCCCGTGCAGTTCTCGAACTCGCCGGTGTCCGCAACATCCTCACGAAGATTCACGGTTCTTCTAACCCGAGCACTGTCGTCAGCGCTTGCTTGGAAGGCCTGCTTTCTCAGAAGAACAAACAGGACTGCGCCAAGTTGCGTGGTTTTGAAGCCTAAGGAGTAATACCTAATGAAGAAAGTTCGTATTACTTTGATCAAGGGTATCGTCCGTCGCCTTCCGGTGCACCGCGCTAACGTGGCTGCACTCGGCCTCCGCAAGATCGGACAAACTGTTGAACACAATCTGACTCCGTCCATCCAGGGCATGATCAATGCCGTGAAGGACATGGTCAAGGTCGAGGAGATCTAAGATGGAACTCAATACTCTCAATCCTGGCAAGGCTGCCAAGGGCAAGAGCCGCAAGCGCATTGGTCGTGGTCCGGGCTCTGGCTGGGGCACGACTGCCGGTCGTGGTCAGAAGGGTGCTGGTGCTCGTAAGAGCGCTAAGGCCGGTCGCGTCGCTTTCGAAGGCGGCCAGATGCCGATTCACCGTCGTATCCCGAAGCGCGGCTTCAAGCACGCTGGTGTTGAATTCCAGATCGTGAACCTGAAGCGCCTCGCTGGTGTCAGCGTTACTGATTTCGATGCCAAGGTCCTTTTCGACCAGGGCTTCATCAAGAACGTCGAACTGCCGGTCAAGGTCCTCGCTTTTGGTTCTATCGACAAGGCTATCAACGTAAAGGTTAACGCTATCAGCGAAAAGGCAAAGGCTGCCATTGAAGCTGCTGGCGGCAAAGTTGAGATCATCTAATGGAAGCAGTTACGAAAGCCATCGGTGCGTTCGTCAATGCGTTCAAAATCGCAGACCTGCGTAAAAAGATTCTTTTTACGCTTGGTCTTTTGATTGTTTATCGTATTGGCGCTCACATCTCCATCCCCGGAGTAAATGCTGCGGTTCTCGCAGAATACTTCAAAAATTCGAATAACCTGTTTGGCCTGTACGATTCGTTTACCGGCGGTGCATTCGCTAAGGCGACTGTATTTGCCCTCGGTATCATGCCGTACATCAGCGCAAGCATCATCCTCCAGTTGATGGGCTCGGTCATTCCAGCCATCCAGATGCTCCAGAAGGAGGGTCAGGAAGGTCGCGCTAAGCTGAATCAGTATACCCGATACTTCACGGTGGTCCTTTCCGCCTTGCAGGGATGGGGCATTTCTATGTGGCTTTCGAACCTCAAGGTGACGACGGCCGCCGGTACGGGAATCTCGGTCCTTTCCGACAATTTCTCGTCTGGTCTCGGCAACGTAGGCTTTCGTCTCCTTGCTACGTTAACCTTCACCGTAGGTACCATCTTCTTGATGTACCTTGGCGAGCAGATTACCTCGCACGGTGTGGGTAACGGTATTTCTCTTATCATTTTCGCCGGTATCGTCGGTGGCCTTCCGCGGGCCATTATGGCTGAAGGGGAAATGTTTGTTGAAGGCATCCAGCCGCTTGCGATCGAGTTTTTCATCTTGGCGCTCGTGGTTGTCATTGTCGGCTTCATCGTTTTCGTTGAGCAGGCGACCCGTCGCATTCCACTCCAAAGTCCTCGCAGGACCGTCGGAAACAAGGTCTTGGGTGGTCAGGCTAGCTATTTGCCTTTCAAGGTGAACACCGCTAACGTGATTCCCGTGATCTTTGCATCTTGCATCATGTTCATTCCGGCCATGGTTGCATCTTGGTTCCCGAACGTATCTGCGATGCAGGCTTTTGCTTCTGCATTTATTCCGGGACACATCTCCTACAGCATAGTAGATGCCCTCCTCATTATATTCTTCACCTTCTTCTATACGGCAATCCAGTACAACCCGAACGACATTGCCGAAAACCTCAAGAGAAGTGGTGGGTTTATTCCGGGAGTCCGTCCGGGTAAGCAGACAGCAGAATACATTGACCACGTTCTTACCAGAATTTCATTGCCTGGGTCTCTTTACCTCGCTTTAATCAGCGTCGTTCCCCTGCATTTGAAAGACGCTCTCAATATGAGTTTCTATATTGGGGGTACCTCGGTACTTATCGTGGTAGGTGTTGCTCTGGATACTCTTCGTCAGCTCGAAGCCCAGTTGCATACCAAGAATTATGAAGGTTTCTTGAAACGTGGCCGCATTCGCGGCAGGATGGCATCCTAGTGGCTAAAGAAGAAGGTATACAAGTAGAAGGCGTTGTGTTGGAAGCTCTGCCCAACGCTTTCTTCCGTGTTCAACTCGGAAATGGTCACGAGATCCTCGCGCATGTTTCAGGAAAAATGCGCCGGCATTTCATTAGAATCTTGCCGGACGACAAAGTGTTGGTCGAGATTTCCCCGTACGATTTAAATCGCGGGCGAATTACTTACCGTTACAAGTAATAGGTATTACAAAAGAAGGTCAAACCTATGAAAATCAAAGCCTCCATTAAACCCAGATGTGAAAACTGCAAGATCATCCGTCGCAAGGGTGTATTGCGCATCATCTGTTCTAAGAACCCGCGTCACAAGCAGAAGCAGGGATAAGGAGATCGTATGGCACGTATCGCTGGTGTCGATTTACCGAAAAACAAGACTGTTGAATACGGTCTGACGGCAATCTATGGTGTCGGTCTGTTCACCGCTAACAAGGTCTGTGCTCAGTTGGGCATTGACAAGAACAAGAAGTGTGACGACCTGACTGAAGAAGAACAAGGTAAGATTCGTCATCTTTTGGAAGATGAATACTCTGTGGAAGGTCAGCTCCGCGCAGAAGTTACCTTGAACATCAAGCGTTTGCAGGACATTGGCTGCTATCGCGGCATCCGCCACCGCAAGGGCCTCCCGGTCCGCGGTCAGCGTTCCCGCACCAACGCCCGCACACGTAAGGGCCCCAAGAAGACTGTGGCTAACAAGAAGAAGTAAGGAGTATCATCGTGGCTGAAGAAGAAATCAAGGAAACTGCTGCTGCCGCTGCTGAAGCTCCGGCTGCTGCTGAAGAAGTCAAGGTTAAGAAGGGCAAGAAGCGCATTGACATCCAGGGTATCGCCTGCGTGTTCGCTTCCTTCAACAATACAATCGTTTCTATCACCGACGCTCGCGGCAACGTGGTCGCTTGGGGTTCTCCGGGTAACTCCGGTTTCAAGGGCTCCCGCAAGAGCACGCCGTTTGCAGCCCAGCTCGCCGCTGAAACCGCTGCCCACAAGGCATTCGATCTCGGCATGCGCAAGGTGGACGTTCGCGTTAAGGGTGCTGGTGGCGGCCGTGAATCTGCCGTCCGCGCTCTCAAGAATGCGGGCCTCGAAGTTCTCTCTATTCGAGACGTGACGGGCATTCCGCACAATGGTTGCCGTCCTAAAAAGAAGAGAAGAATTTAATCCAAAGAGGTATCGCCAATGATGTGGAAATCACTTCAGATGCCGCGCAGCTTCCAGAAAGTGGAAACCGGCGAAGATGGCCGCTACGCCAAGTTTGTCGTAGAAGCCTTGGAACGTGGCTGGGGTATCACCCTCGGTAACGCTCTCCGTCGCGTTCTCCTCTCCTCTCTGCAGGGTGCGGCTATTGTCTCCGTGAAAATCGAAGGCGTTGACAAGGAATTTTCGACGATTCCGGGTGTGAAGGAAGATGTCACTGACATTATCCTCAACCTCAAGAGCATCCGTGTAAAGCTCCTGTCCGATCACGACGAAACCCTTCACCTGGACATGTCCGGTGACGGCGAAGTCACGGCCAAGGACTTTATGGACAATCCCAATGTCACTATCCTGACTCCGGATGTTCACATTGCGACATTGAACGGCAACGCTTCTTTGTCGATGGACGTGAAGATCTCCTGCGGTCGTGGTTATGTTGTTGCCGACGAACTTAAGGACAAGGACGCTCCGATTGGCGTTATCGCCATGGACGCGAACTTCAACCCGGTTCAGAAAGTCGCAATGCACATCAGCGATACCCGCGTTGGTCAGAAGACGGACTACAACCGTCTGGAACTTGAAATTACAACAGACGGTTCCATTGACCCGGAAGACGCTCTTGCATACGCTGCAAAGCTTCTTGTGGATCACTTGGAAATCTTC
This is a stretch of genomic DNA from Fibrobacter sp. UBA4297. It encodes these proteins:
- the rpsM gene encoding 30S ribosomal protein S13; protein product: MARIAGVDLPKNKTVEYGLTAIYGVGLFTANKVCAQLGIDKNKKCDDLTEEEQGKIRHLLEDEYSVEGQLRAEVTLNIKRLQDIGCYRGIRHRKGLPVRGQRSRTNARTRKGPKKTVANKKK
- the rplN gene encoding 50S ribosomal protein L14; translated protein: MIQEETRLVVADNSGAKEVACIRVLGGTNRRYASIGDVIKVAVKDAIPQSKVKKGSVADAVVVRTAKEIARPDGTFIRFSDNAVVLINKDGEPRGTRIFGPVARELRDKKYMKIISLAPEVL
- the rpsK gene encoding 30S ribosomal protein S11, with product MKETAAAAAEAPAAAEEVKVKKGKKRIDIQGIACVFASFNNTIVSITDARGNVVAWGSPGNSGFKGSRKSTPFAAQLAAETAAHKAFDLGMRKVDVRVKGAGGGRESAVRALKNAGLEVLSIRDVTGIPHNGCRPKKKRRI
- the rplO gene encoding 50S ribosomal protein L15, translating into MELNTLNPGKAAKGKSRKRIGRGPGSGWGTTAGRGQKGAGARKSAKAGRVAFEGGQMPIHRRIPKRGFKHAGVEFQIVNLKRLAGVSVTDFDAKVLFDQGFIKNVELPVKVLAFGSIDKAINVKVNAISEKAKAAIEAAGGKVEII
- the infA gene encoding translation initiation factor IF-1, which translates into the protein MAKEEGIQVEGVVLEALPNAFFRVQLGNGHEILAHVSGKMRRHFIRILPDDKVLVEISPYDLNRGRITYRYK
- the rplE gene encoding 50S ribosomal protein L5 — protein: MNQMKQFYLEKVVPALQQKFAYKNVMQIPRLEKIVLNMGVGAASQNRKILDEAADTLTAITGQKAIVTNAKKAVANFHLREGIGIGAKVTLHGDNMWDFLYRFINIDLPRVRDFRGLARRGFDGMGNFTLGIKEQTIFVEIDIDKISRTFGMDISFVTSAKTDDEGRALLEELGLPFRK
- the rpsH gene encoding 30S ribosomal protein S8: MAMTDPIADMLTRIRNASTAKLPVVDIPASNLKRDIARVLQEKGFIKKFVVVDDGKQGILKVLLRYTKGESAIQGLQRVSTPGLRHYVDVAKLPRVRNGLGYAIISTSKGVMTDHEARELKVGGEVIAKVW
- the rplR gene encoding 50S ribosomal protein L18, yielding MTAIAKKRIQSRIARHERVRKSVVGTAECPRLAVRRSLSHMIAQIFDDENNKSVAQVTTASKEFQGKFGEMTKTEQAKQLGLQIAELAKSKGIESVVFDRGGYIYHGRVQALAEGAREGGLKF
- a CDS encoding type Z 30S ribosomal protein S14 yields the protein MASRRMIEKCKRTPKYTVRGYNRCKRCGRPHAFMRRFGLCRICFREMALAGEIPGITKSSW
- the rpmJ gene encoding 50S ribosomal protein L36, whose protein sequence is MKIKASIKPRCENCKIIRRKGVLRIICSKNPRHKQKQG
- a CDS encoding DNA-directed RNA polymerase subunit alpha, yielding MMWKSLQMPRSFQKVETGEDGRYAKFVVEALERGWGITLGNALRRVLLSSLQGAAIVSVKIEGVDKEFSTIPGVKEDVTDIILNLKSIRVKLLSDHDETLHLDMSGDGEVTAKDFMDNPNVTILTPDVHIATLNGNASLSMDVKISCGRGYVVADELKDKDAPIGVIAMDANFNPVQKVAMHISDTRVGQKTDYNRLELEITTDGSIDPEDALAYAAKLLVDHLEIFINFEGELESPEELEMDEERQRIANLLRMRVDDLELSVRSSNCLRMANIHTIGELVRNKENDMLKYKNFGRKSLVELNEVLTSMGLSFGMDVDDYLKD
- the rplF gene encoding 50S ribosomal protein L6, translating into MSRIGKAIITIPAGVKVNVNGQNIKVEGPKGKLETTVHELISIKLDGDKLSFTRPNDEKFTRAMHGTTRALVNNMVEGVTKGFQKTLEIVGVGYRVEQKGKDLNLVLGFSHPVIFKAPEGVELKAVDPLKITISGIDKQKVGQAAAEIRKYRKPEPYKGKGIKYAGEIVRRKQGKKTGK
- the secY gene encoding preprotein translocase subunit SecY, whose amino-acid sequence is MEAVTKAIGAFVNAFKIADLRKKILFTLGLLIVYRIGAHISIPGVNAAVLAEYFKNSNNLFGLYDSFTGGAFAKATVFALGIMPYISASIILQLMGSVIPAIQMLQKEGQEGRAKLNQYTRYFTVVLSALQGWGISMWLSNLKVTTAAGTGISVLSDNFSSGLGNVGFRLLATLTFTVGTIFLMYLGEQITSHGVGNGISLIIFAGIVGGLPRAIMAEGEMFVEGIQPLAIEFFILALVVVIVGFIVFVEQATRRIPLQSPRRTVGNKVLGGQASYLPFKVNTANVIPVIFASCIMFIPAMVASWFPNVSAMQAFASAFIPGHISYSIVDALLIIFFTFFYTAIQYNPNDIAENLKRSGGFIPGVRPGKQTAEYIDHVLTRISLPGSLYLALISVVPLHLKDALNMSFYIGGTSVLIVVGVALDTLRQLEAQLHTKNYEGFLKRGRIRGRMAS
- the rplX gene encoding 50S ribosomal protein L24 codes for the protein MANIKKNDNVKVISGANKGKTGTVISVKDGKVTVSGVNVCKRHEKPSQTNQTGGIVEKELPIDISNVMLLEGNTPVRTRIVREKGKKGVRTSVKTGKAV
- the rpsQ gene encoding 30S ribosomal protein S17; translated protein: MERNLRKVKQGIVSSDKMDKTITVVVENRKRHPMYNKIMTTTSKLKAHDEKNEAQEGDLVEIMETRPLSATKRWRLVRIVEKKK
- the rpmD gene encoding 50S ribosomal protein L30, which encodes MKKVRITLIKGIVRRLPVHRANVAALGLRKIGQTVEHNLTPSIQGMINAVKDMVKVEEI
- the rpsE gene encoding 30S ribosomal protein S5 produces the protein MEREAQVSEFEDKVVHINRCAKTVKGGRRMSFSALVVVGNKNGKVGVGLGKAKEVSEAIRKGTEAAQRNIVEVQLLDGTIPHDIEVKSGSTRILLMPAAPGTGVIAGAAARAVLELAGVRNILTKIHGSSNPSTVVSACLEGLLSQKNKQDCAKLRGFEA